The following are encoded in a window of Sphaeramia orbicularis chromosome 20, fSphaOr1.1, whole genome shotgun sequence genomic DNA:
- the mcur1 gene encoding mitochondrial calcium uniporter regulator 1 codes for MVIKPYYLRFKSFVYKYSEKWFDLSHYQGRVCFVSAPSSGRTTVNASGCSQRKNTRKTLFSFCAEPPWSEKRGFIRRYGTTRKSVRELSTSAVSLQYNLNTDVPKSEGRKLFFDTHAVVRLFEENGFTTQQAEVMVQVLVKMTNSNMDAIYGDMVTKVQQEIMLQRVMSQIAAVKKDMIILEKSEFSTLLAENEKLKIQLMQLKVQLADIMNKVRSDSLLDMNLEKSRVKELKAEHEKKLLETRTEIMEMTAEHDRHITQTNMRIDTEVAGLKTMLESHKLDTIKYLAGSIFTCLTVVLGFYRIWM; via the exons ATGGTTATCAAACCGTATTACCTGCGATTTAAATCTTTTGTTTACAAGTATTCAGAAAAATGGTTTGACCTCAGTCATTATCAAGGcagagtttgttttgtttctgcgcCGTCTTCTGGTCGGACAACCGTCAACGCTTCAGGGTGTTCCCAGcggaaaaacaccagaaaaactcTTTTTAGTTTCTGTGCGGAGCCGCCATGGTCAGAAAAACGAGGATTTATACGTCGATACGGGACGACCCGGAAGTCCGTAAGAG AGTTGAGTACTTCAGCTGTATCCCTCCAGTACAACCTAAACACAGATGTTCCAAAGTCTGAGGGACGGAAACTGTTTTTTGACACACATGCTGTTGTGCGACTTTTTGAAGAAAATG GTTTCACTACTCAGCAGGCTGAGGTGATGGTTCAGGTGCTAGTCAAGATGACAAACTCAAACATGGATGCCATCTATGGTGACATGGTCACCAAAGTACAGCAG GAGATTATGTTGCAACGTGTGATGTCTCAAATAGCAGCTGTAAAAAAGGACATGATAATTCTTGAGAAAAGTGAGTTCTCCACTTTGCTGGCAGAAAATGAA AAACTCAAGATCCAGTTAATGCAGCTCAAGGTTCAACTGGCT GACATAATGAACAAAGTGCGCTCAGACAGTCTTTTGGATATGAATTTGGAGAAAAGTCGAGTAAAGGAATTG AAAGCAGAGCATGAGAAGAAGCTTCTAGAAACACGAACTGAGATTATGGAAATG ACGGCGGAACATGATCGTCATATAACTCAGACCAACATGAGGATCGACACTGAAGTGGCTGGTTTGAAAACCATGTTAGAATCTCACAAACTGGACACTATAAAATACCTTGCAG gTTCAATATTCACCTGTCTCACTGTGGTCTTGGGTTTCTATCGTATTTGGATGTGA
- the dph2 gene encoding 2-(3-amino-3-carboxypropyl)histidine synthase subunit 2 — protein sequence MADPFSSSSENVIQRVINVSVTTHSPPENLEDLYQINQTCDFISQRHFQKVALQFPDDLLVDSVAIAAEIEKNCKVNVYILGDTSYGSCCVDEVAAEHVGADCIIHYGRSCLSPSKRLPLMYVFGKRPIDVEKCVSAFKELYPDPQSHIIILYEVNYVHAINDLLKFLSPEYPTLVASDLVVEGENCYRHSYIKIQHNDSCVSDPDSNQVICQFGRQFSLKHGMSISDYSMFYIGQEGATLTNFMMTWNRCSFSSFDPATAKGRTESVSINRALMKRYYAIERAKDANVVGILVGTLGVANYLNIIQQLKEVIHRAGKKSYMFAMGKLNVPKLANFLEIDIFVLVACPENSLLDSSEFYKPVVTPFEMEVACNRNREWSEEYVTDFRHLLPGGKSHVPLAEQQDCDETDVSLITGALRSNYLLNSEPEESSCSSSLVPRNQTLTVANTKSAASFLSGRSWRGLEQNLGETPVVKAVEGRRGIAIAYEEEGTS from the exons ATGGCTGACCCCTTCAGTAGCAGCTCGGAAAATGTAATTCAACGTGTGATAAATGTGTCAGTGACAACACATTCTCCTCCGGAAAACCTTGAAGACTTGTATCAAATTAACCAGACCTGTGATTTCATTAGTCAGCGTCACTTTCAAAAG GTTGCTCTGCAGTTTCCTGATGATCTGCTGGTGGACTCTGTTGCAATAGCAGCAGAAATTGAGAAGAACTGCAAAGTCAATGTATACATTTTGGGAGACACATCCTATGGAAG TTGCTGTGTGGATGAAGTAGCTGCAGAACATGTTGGAGCTGACTGCATCATACACTATGGCCGCTCTTGCCTCAGTCCCTCCAAAAGGTTACCCTTGATGTATGTCTTCGGGAAAAGACCGATAGATGTGGAGAAGTGTGTTTCTGCCTTCAAAGAACTCTACCCTGACCCACAGAGTCACATCATCATCCTGTATGAAGTTAACTACGTCCATGCCATCA atgaCCTTCTCAAATTTCTATCACCGGAATATCCAACCCTTGTCGCCTCAGACCTGGTTGTTGAAGGAGAAAATTGTTACCGTCACAGCTACATTAAAATTCAACATAATGACTCCTGTGTTTCGGACCCAGACTCGAATCAAGTGATTTGTCAGTTTGGAAGGCAGTTTTCTTTGAAACATGGCATGAGCATATCAGACTACAGTATGTTTTATATAGGTCAGGAGGGAGCGACCTTGACAAACTTCATGATGACCTGGAACCGCTGCTCTTTTAGCTCTTTCGACCCTGCGACAGCAAAAGGGAGGACGGAGTCAGTGAGTATCAACCGTGCACTAATGAAGAGGTATTATGCTATAGAAAGAGCCAAAGATGCTAATGTGGTCGGCATCCTGGTTGGCACCTTGGGAGTGGCGAACTACCTCAACATAATCCAACAGTTGAAGGAGGTCATCCACAGAGCCGGCAAGAAGAGCTATATGTTTGCCATGGGGAAACTGAACGTGCCCAAACTCGCCAACTTTCTGGAAATTGACATTTTTGTGTTAGTTGCATGTCCGGAGAACTCGTTGCTGGACTCGAGTGAGTTCTATAAGCCTGTGGTGACACCATTTGAGATGGAGGTAGCCTGTAACCGGAACCGGGAGTGGTCTGAGGAATACGTCACAGATTTTCGACATCTCCTGCCAG GTGGAAAAAGTCATGTGCCACTGGCTGAGCAGCAGGACTGCGATGAGACTGATGTGTCCTTAATCACAGGAGCTCTGCGAAGTAACTATTTGTTAAACAGCGAGCCTGAGGAGTCCTCGTGTAGCTCCTCTTTGGTCCCCAGGAACCAGACCCTGACTGTAGCCAACACCAAGTCAGCTG CATCGTTTTTGTCTGGTCGGAGCTGGCGTGGCTTGGAACAGAACTTGGGAGAGACCCCGGTGGTCAAAGCAGTAGAGGGCAGGAGGGGCATTGCTATTGCCTATGAAGAAGAAGGAACGTCGTGA